Proteins found in one Terribacillus sp. DMT04 genomic segment:
- a CDS encoding DUF2188 domain-containing protein, with protein MANYHTTPDGNGNWQVKKEGAKRASAHFDTQKEAMSYGKEAAKKGEGEHFIHGKDGKIRERDSYGNDPFPPRG; from the coding sequence ATGGCGAATTATCATACTACACCTGATGGGAACGGCAATTGGCAGGTGAAAAAAGAAGGTGCGAAAAGAGCATCTGCTCATTTTGATACGCAAAAGGAAGCCATGAGTTACGGGAAAGAAGCCGCGAAGAAAGGAGAAGGAGAGCATTTCATCCACGGAAAAGACGGAAAAATAAGAGAACGCGACTCTTATGGCAACGACCCATTTCCACCGAGAGGCTAA
- the lexA gene encoding transcriptional repressor LexA, which produces MMKLSKRQEAILAYIKEQVLDKGYPPSVREIGEAVGLASSSTVHGHLSRLEKKGLIRRDPTKPRAIEVLSLESGDQTDIPHGEPNYAPVIGKVTAGIPITAVENIEEYVPVPNHLVGPDDNIFVLVVVGESMIEAGILDGDMVIVKQQQTAQNGEIVVAMTEDNEATVKRFFKEENQIRLQPENSTMDPIILSNVSILGKVIGLYRSIQ; this is translated from the coding sequence ATGATGAAACTATCGAAAAGACAGGAAGCAATTTTAGCTTACATAAAAGAGCAAGTTCTAGATAAAGGCTATCCGCCATCCGTTAGAGAAATCGGTGAGGCAGTCGGGCTGGCATCCAGCTCCACCGTACACGGCCATCTTTCCCGCTTGGAGAAAAAAGGACTTATCCGCCGGGACCCAACGAAGCCCAGAGCTATTGAAGTTCTCTCGCTTGAGAGCGGGGATCAGACAGATATTCCTCACGGTGAACCGAACTATGCGCCAGTAATTGGTAAAGTCACTGCTGGTATTCCTATTACAGCAGTGGAGAATATTGAAGAGTATGTGCCGGTCCCGAATCATCTCGTCGGCCCGGATGATAATATCTTCGTCTTAGTCGTAGTTGGAGAAAGTATGATTGAAGCAGGCATATTAGATGGCGACATGGTTATTGTGAAGCAGCAGCAGACTGCTCAAAACGGCGAAATTGTTGTGGCAATGACAGAGGACAATGAAGCAACTGTAAAACGTTTCTTCAAAGAAGAGAACCAAATCCGCCTGCAGCCGGAGAACAGTACAATGGATCCTATTATTCTTTCTAATGTAAGTATTCTCGGTAAAGTAATCGGCCTATACCGTTCTATTCAGTAG
- a CDS encoding recombinase family protein encodes MKAVIYCRVSTEKDEQASSIERQREELISLAATSNIEVIDIIEEKQSGYEIERPGIFKMLDLFTAGEADCLLIQDETRLGRGNTKIALFHHLQKLEVMVYTLNQQGEFQLSESDGMVLRIVGIVEEYQRKIHNMKIKRGMRRAIAGGYDPSKNLSNQQAAPGRERIEFPIEEVVRLRNNKLTFHEISSVLRGMGFAVSKATVHRRYQEYVSLETDDTSR; translated from the coding sequence ATGAAAGCAGTTATCTATTGCAGAGTTAGTACAGAAAAAGACGAGCAGGCTAGCTCGATTGAACGGCAGCGTGAGGAGCTTATCAGTCTTGCTGCCACATCTAATATTGAGGTCATCGATATCATCGAAGAAAAACAGAGCGGATACGAGATTGAACGGCCCGGTATTTTTAAGATGCTAGATTTATTTACGGCTGGAGAAGCAGATTGCCTTTTAATCCAGGATGAAACACGACTGGGCAGGGGGAATACGAAGATTGCTCTGTTCCACCACCTCCAGAAGCTGGAGGTAATGGTCTATACATTAAATCAGCAAGGCGAATTTCAGCTGTCAGAATCGGATGGTATGGTACTTCGAATCGTAGGAATTGTAGAAGAATACCAGCGGAAGATTCACAATATGAAAATTAAAAGAGGCATGCGGCGCGCCATTGCCGGCGGTTATGATCCGAGTAAGAATCTGAGTAATCAGCAAGCTGCACCTGGCAGAGAACGAATTGAATTCCCGATTGAAGAAGTTGTACGGCTGCGTAACAACAAGCTGACGTTCCATGAAATCAGCTCTGTTCTGCGGGGGATGGGGTTTGCCGTTTCAAAAGCGACCGTACATAGAAGGTACCAGGAGTATGTTTCGCTTGAAACAGACGACACTAGCAGGTAA
- a CDS encoding DUF896 domain-containing protein, with the protein MISKDKLARINALAHKAKTEGLSLGEQKEQKELRQEYLKNVRSSFKNQFKTMTVVDREGNDVTPEKVKKLRDEE; encoded by the coding sequence ATGATATCCAAAGACAAATTGGCGCGCATCAATGCGTTAGCACATAAAGCAAAAACAGAAGGTCTCTCTTTAGGGGAACAGAAAGAGCAGAAAGAACTAAGACAAGAATACTTGAAGAATGTTCGCTCTTCTTTTAAGAATCAATTTAAGACAATGACAGTCGTGGACCGTGAAGGCAACGATGTTACACCAGAGAAAGTAAAAAAGCTGCGTGATGAAGAATAA
- the tkt gene encoding transketolase: MVHTTELLSINTIRTLSIDAIEAANSGHPGMPMGAAPMAYTLFTDFMTHNPKNSHWFNRDRFVLSAGHGSMLLYSLLHLSGYKVSIDDLKSFRQFGSRTPGHPEVHHTDGVEATTGPLGQGIAMATGMAMAEAHLAAKYNKADFPVVDHYTYAICGDGDLMEGISHETASLAGHLGLDKLIVLYDSNDISLDGDLHHSFSENVEDRFKAYGWQVIRVEEGTDVDSIRAAVKEAKANTSQPTLIEVKTVIGFGSPNKSAKSASHGAPLGVDEVKLTKEAYKWAHEDFHVPNEVYSDFEEKVVNKGAKAEEAWNALFAKYEEAHPELAKELATAMKGELPEGWTDTLPTYEEGKDKTATRAASGKVLNAIADAVPSLFGGSADLAGSNKTLLAKEENFTKNNYSGRNIWFGVREFAMGAALNGMALHGGLKVYGGTFFVFSDYLRPAIRLSALMGAPVTYVLTHDSIAVGEDGPTHEPIEQLPSLRAMPGLSVVRPADGNETQAAWRLALESEKIPSALVLTRQDLPTLPSTKEAAYEGVKKGAYVVSPANKETADVLLLATGSEVQLAVRAQEALREKNIEAAVVSMPSWDRFELQDQSYKDSVLPPAVKKRVGIEMASPLGWEKYVGDEGKVIGINTFGASGNGNKLIEAFGFTVENVIKQVESILD, from the coding sequence ATGGTTCATACAACAGAATTGCTTTCTATTAATACAATTCGTACGCTATCAATTGATGCAATTGAGGCTGCTAATTCCGGTCATCCAGGAATGCCGATGGGTGCTGCACCGATGGCTTACACGCTATTTACGGATTTCATGACACACAATCCGAAAAATTCACATTGGTTTAACCGTGACCGTTTCGTATTATCTGCAGGACATGGTTCTATGCTCCTTTATTCTCTTTTGCATTTGTCTGGATACAAGGTATCTATTGACGATCTAAAATCCTTCCGTCAATTCGGCTCTCGTACACCAGGCCACCCGGAAGTACATCATACAGACGGTGTGGAAGCGACAACTGGTCCGCTTGGACAAGGTATCGCTATGGCAACAGGTATGGCAATGGCAGAAGCGCATTTAGCTGCAAAATACAATAAAGCTGACTTCCCGGTTGTTGATCATTATACGTATGCAATTTGCGGTGATGGTGACTTGATGGAAGGAATCTCACATGAAACAGCATCACTTGCTGGTCATTTAGGATTGGACAAGCTTATTGTATTGTATGATTCCAATGATATTTCCCTTGACGGCGATTTGCATCACAGCTTCTCTGAGAATGTGGAGGATCGTTTCAAAGCTTACGGCTGGCAGGTAATCCGCGTTGAAGAAGGTACTGATGTGGATTCTATTCGTGCGGCAGTAAAAGAAGCAAAAGCGAACACTTCACAGCCGACACTAATTGAAGTGAAGACGGTGATTGGATTCGGATCTCCGAATAAATCAGCGAAAAGCGCTTCCCATGGTGCGCCGCTTGGTGTAGATGAAGTCAAATTAACAAAAGAAGCTTACAAATGGGCACACGAAGATTTCCATGTGCCGAACGAAGTATACAGCGATTTTGAAGAAAAAGTTGTGAACAAAGGTGCAAAAGCGGAAGAAGCTTGGAATGCATTGTTCGCTAAATACGAAGAAGCACATCCAGAGTTAGCCAAAGAACTGGCTACAGCAATGAAAGGCGAGCTTCCTGAAGGTTGGACAGATACACTGCCAACATACGAAGAAGGCAAAGACAAAACAGCTACGCGTGCTGCATCTGGTAAAGTGCTGAATGCGATTGCTGATGCTGTTCCAAGCTTGTTTGGCGGCAGTGCAGACCTTGCTGGGTCGAACAAAACGCTTCTTGCAAAAGAAGAGAATTTCACTAAAAACAACTATAGCGGCCGCAACATTTGGTTCGGTGTGCGTGAATTTGCGATGGGTGCTGCTTTAAACGGAATGGCACTGCATGGCGGTTTGAAAGTATACGGCGGAACGTTCTTCGTCTTTAGTGACTACTTGCGCCCGGCTATCCGTCTGTCAGCACTAATGGGAGCGCCTGTGACATACGTATTGACACACGATTCCATTGCTGTCGGAGAAGATGGTCCTACGCATGAACCAATTGAACAATTGCCATCTTTGCGTGCTATGCCTGGATTGAGTGTTGTTCGTCCAGCAGATGGCAATGAAACACAAGCTGCTTGGAGACTAGCACTTGAATCAGAAAAGATTCCTTCCGCGCTTGTATTGACGCGTCAAGATCTGCCTACACTGCCTTCTACAAAAGAAGCTGCATATGAAGGCGTGAAGAAAGGTGCATATGTTGTCAGCCCAGCAAACAAAGAGACAGCGGATGTATTGCTGTTAGCAACTGGATCTGAAGTGCAGCTAGCTGTACGCGCACAAGAAGCACTACGCGAGAAAAACATTGAAGCTGCTGTTGTCAGCATGCCTTCATGGGATCGTTTCGAACTGCAGGACCAGTCCTACAAAGACAGCGTACTTCCTCCTGCTGTGAAGAAACGTGTTGGTATCGAAATGGCTTCCCCACTAGGGTGGGAAAAATACGTTGGTGACGAAGGTAAAGTAATCGGCATCAACACATTCGGTGCTTCTGGTAATGGAAATAAATTGATTGAAGCATTCGGATTTACTGTTGAGAATGTTATCAAACAAGTAGAATCTATCTTAGATTAA
- the sirA gene encoding sporulation inhibitor of replication protein SirA, translating into MKEYFVYWVKHEIYFRYFYKTDILYRFLLSSQAENTAYVKDQLDYITYDFPHGASLEQGENNVHIETNPRYLRIVCDSLTTAEETIFTELRQFDSSFFIIEPAADNCGWISPIIKNDLQSRVHLLYSSF; encoded by the coding sequence ATGAAAGAATACTTCGTCTATTGGGTGAAACATGAGATTTATTTTCGCTATTTTTATAAAACGGATATCCTCTACCGCTTTCTCCTTTCTAGTCAAGCGGAAAATACAGCTTATGTAAAAGATCAGCTCGACTATATTACGTACGACTTTCCCCACGGTGCCTCTCTAGAGCAGGGAGAAAATAATGTTCATATTGAGACAAATCCACGTTATCTCCGCATCGTATGTGATAGTTTGACGACTGCTGAAGAGACCATATTCACAGAGCTCCGTCAGTTTGATTCTTCCTTCTTTATTATTGAACCGGCAGCTGACAATTGCGGGTGGATTTCGCCTATCATAAAAAATGACTTGCAATCACGAGTTCATCTATTGTATTCTTCCTTTTGA
- a CDS encoding YneF family protein, translating into MSTIWIVLIALATLIIGVALGFFIARKYMMNYLKKNPPINEQMLRTMMMQMGQKPSQKKINQMMRAMNNQQGK; encoded by the coding sequence ATGAGCACGATCTGGATCGTACTTATTGCACTGGCTACATTGATTATCGGCGTCGCTCTTGGATTTTTCATCGCTCGTAAATACATGATGAACTATCTTAAAAAGAACCCGCCAATTAATGAACAGATGCTTCGTACAATGATGATGCAAATGGGTCAAAAACCATCCCAAAAGAAAATCAACCAAATGATGCGCGCAATGAACAACCAACAAGGTAAATAA